AGCATGTCGCCTACGTCATACCtgaaccaaaccaaaccaaaacaccatGCAAACATCGTGACTTTGGAAACAGGACAGAAAAGAACACAAGGTGTTACATGTTGTGATTGTAGAAAAGAGACCTCGTAAGACTCAACAGTACAGCAATTTTGtgcccacccccacccccgcctcctgAACCATTCCCTATTACTAAAACACCGTTCGTCCTTTATGGACGACTCCATATCCGCTTCCAGCTCTCACTCATTCTgtacctcaccctcttcaaaAACCCCTAATTGTCAGCCAACAGAGGCGCTCTCTCGGCATCTCCAACAGGCTCTCTCCTATTGCCGAAGAAGTCTTCCCGCCCAGTCCAAGCCGGCACGGCAACCAACACAGTAGCCACAAACAGCACCGACATGATGGTGAATGCAAAGATCCACTGGAACGCAATGATCTGTCTGAAAAACTGCGCGACGCCCAGGGAAGCTGACAAGACACTGAGAGCAAACCCCATGGTGTAGTCCTATGTTCTATTAGCACCGCGCCGTATTCTTTTTGTCTGATGGAAGAAAATACCTTGTATAAAAAGATGAAGAACAAGCCATAGCCCAACAAGCTCCAAATAAAGACATTGGCAAAGATCCTGGCAACAAGACTATGCTGATGGGGAACCATGATCGCTCCATTCCAGTAGATCGCCACAAACGTCCAGGCCAAGGGCCAGCTCACAGCTCCTGCGTGGATAAGCTTGGTGTAAGTCGCATGGCGGAAGTACAAGCTTGACAGGTTGAAGAAGTTGATGATCAAGATGATCTCAGACCAGACAAAGTGCGACCGGACAAAGAGCATAACCCAGGCGAaatggaggaggttgttgagaatgAAATGGCTGCCGACGGAAGCCGCGGCGTTGACGATTGTGGCAtcagaggagaagaggtgagAGGTATAGATCAACTGGAGGATAAACATGACGACAAAGTAGATGGAGGTAATGACTGCATTTTGGGTGAAGCCAGAGTAGTGATGATAGTTCTGGTGCCAAATGTTACCCCCAAGGTATTTTCCGTCGGCAGGCGCATGGGTATCGTAGTAAACGGTGGTGACGACGGACAAGAGCCAGGTGAGAAGTGAGAGGACCTTGTAGGTCGTGATGGAGGTTGTAGTGTGGGAGTCACGCTTGGCGAACGGGTTAACTGCGGTCACGATGGTTAGTATTGATCCTGAGATCGGGATGTGGGATGCGAAGCGTACTTTGGTGGAAGCGATCCATTTTGCCGGTTCAGCGTGTATTTCCAGGACTTCGAGAAGTTGATG
This genomic stretch from Podospora bellae-mahoneyi strain CBS 112042 chromosome 1 map unlocalized CBS112042p_1.2, whole genome shotgun sequence harbors:
- a CDS encoding uncharacterized protein (EggNog:ENOG503NZE3; COG:S) translates to MDRFHQINPFAKRDSHTTTSITTYKVLSLLTWLLSVVTTVYYDTHAPADGKYLGGNIWHQNYHHYSGFTQNAVITSIYFVVMFILQLIYTSHLFSSDATIVNAAASVGSHFILNNLLHFAWVMLFVRSHFVWSEIILIINFFNLSSLYFRHATYTKLIHAGAVSWPLAWTFVAIYWNGAIMVPHQHSLVARIFANVFIWSLLGYGLFFIFLYKDYTMGFALSVLSASLGVAQFFRQIIAFQWIFAFTIMSVLFVATVLVAVPAWTGREDFFGNRREPVGDAERAPLLADN